In Scophthalmus maximus strain ysfricsl-2021 chromosome 5, ASM2237912v1, whole genome shotgun sequence, the sequence tccccttcaccctctcctcagcaTCTTTTACATCATCCTCGCCGCCGTGTAGACTCTGAACTTGGATCTTCACTCACCTTGCTGTACCTTTATCTCTTCaaaccttttcctcctcttccccagcctcttctctgctgccttcttgtcttttttttttgctgaagacATCAACTTGAAAATaccaggagatttttttttgtctgtgtgtctatcaCTCTGGCCCCTACTGACACAGCACATAGGACACTTGAGAGGTTTGGGATTTGTGGGGGCAGACAAGAAAAGcagacagaaaagcagaaaggctgtgattgacagcgaTGGCCCATGAACCATTCTGAGTCATTTgaatatcatttcatttcagtgcaTGCAAATGTGAAACTTGGAACAGGTTTCCTCTCGCTTCCACTTTGAATCCAACCAACTGTGAACTCTgggagaagtttggaaaattTCCAAAAGTTCTTTCGCCATAGCATGTTCGTTTCCTCTTCAAATTGCCCAAAGTGACCCTCCTTCATAGAAGAATTAATCCGAGATATTCAACAAAACAGCCCAGGATCAGTCATGCACCCCAGGTCAGTCCACTTtgacctcctgctgctgctgggtgtgCTCCTTTTGTGGGGACCCCTGGGGTCCAGGGGCCAGAATGACACAGAGCCCATCATCCTTGAGGGGAAATGCTTGGTCGTATGCGACTCCACTCCTTCGTCCGAGCCGGCCGGCAACGCCCTGGGAATGTCGGTTCGCTCCGGGTCCGGCCGCGTTGCCTTCTCCGCCAGCCGCCAGACCAATCACGAGCCCACGGACATGAGCAACCGCACCATGATCATCTACTTTgataatgtgagtgtgtgactgctgatgtttgtgtttgatacAGTACAGcattgtgcatttaaaaaggAGTTTATTTCCCTCACTATGTGACAGAATAGATTAATTTCATGCTGCCGTAATGTTAAATATGTACCTCCACACTGTATTCCAAGTATTTTGTCAGACAGTGGGGATAAATGCGATACTATGTTGCAATACTGCATGTCTGCATTTTCATGAACATTTTGGGCTCTTTTTGGGAAATGGATTTATAACAGTATGTTTCAGTAGTTTGGGAGAAGAGAGATCTAAAGGCATGGGCAAAAATAATGTCCCAAGTGACCTTGGAGTGAGCAGGAATGTCGGAGGGTCACTGGGAAATCTTTTGACAATAGGCCCACTGCTTATGACcggtcactttttttttgtctgccatACCATGTGTGTGCTGTTTACTGTTGATGTCTTTTGTCATCTGCCGTATCAGATTTTGGTGAATGTCGGCACACATTTCGACCAAGAGAGCAGTGTCTTCCTGGCACCAAGGAGAGGAGTGTACAGCTTCAACTTCCATGTTGTGAAGGCCTACAACAGACAAACTATCCAGGTACAATACCTCAACGACGGCACATGTAGTAATCATTCCAGTGGATCAACGTGGACCCTCTAATCCCCTTTATCTTGGCTACTTTAGGTCAGCCTGATGCTGAACGGCTGGCCGATGATTTCGGCTTTCGCTGGGGACCAGGATGTGACCAG encodes:
- the cbln12 gene encoding cerebellin 12; this encodes MHPRSVHFDLLLLLGVLLLWGPLGSRGQNDTEPIILEGKCLVVCDSTPSSEPAGNALGMSVRSGSGRVAFSASRQTNHEPTDMSNRTMIIYFDNILVNVGTHFDQESSVFLAPRRGVYSFNFHVVKAYNRQTIQVSLMLNGWPMISAFAGDQDVTREAATNAGLVIMEKGDKAYLRLERGNLMGGWKYSTFSGFLVFPL